The following coding sequences are from one Candidatus Nitrosotenuis cloacae window:
- a CDS encoding MFS transporter: MNRTLALVNVIGLLIGISYGIHNPIVPIFAKNEIGASYAELGLIGLANFVPYMFIPVLVGMLLGRFNNARLLSLGIVINSAATMLLSVARSVPEIMALRALTGVAHAFFWPPAEAIISNASTPESRVKNIGRFTGFFVSGFMIGPLIGTFLLDGLDVSYRMLFQIATFVMASAIIFSLKASKNHAPMAHRFDLSAIKEIARFPHVIAILIYCASSFGMILTIYPAFLNDRSMSATHIEALYFVFGAARVATLAMTERLARHTSLVLVASTLCISTGLLISFYSHSIIEFAVAMLFMGFGFSIIFPLTLEIILRKTRRENSGATIGAYETTFGIGWSIGPISAGLISEFSGNAVPYLVFFVIGIGVSALCVMRKKTLDPVAS, translated from the coding sequence ATGAACAGGACTCTTGCACTAGTAAACGTAATCGGATTGTTAATTGGGATATCGTACGGAATCCACAATCCAATCGTGCCAATCTTTGCAAAAAACGAGATTGGCGCATCTTATGCGGAGTTGGGACTGATTGGCCTTGCAAACTTTGTGCCATACATGTTCATCCCCGTGCTGGTCGGAATGCTGCTTGGGAGGTTCAACAATGCAAGACTGCTCTCGCTTGGAATCGTGATAAACTCGGCAGCCACCATGCTCTTGTCGGTGGCAAGATCAGTTCCGGAGATAATGGCGTTGCGCGCACTCACAGGCGTTGCACACGCATTTTTCTGGCCGCCTGCGGAGGCAATCATCTCAAATGCCAGCACGCCTGAATCGCGCGTAAAGAACATCGGGCGATTTACAGGATTTTTCGTCTCAGGGTTCATGATAGGTCCGCTAATTGGCACGTTCCTCCTTGACGGACTGGACGTAAGCTACAGGATGCTCTTCCAGATTGCCACATTTGTAATGGCGTCCGCGATAATATTTTCGCTAAAGGCATCAAAGAACCACGCGCCAATGGCACACCGGTTCGACCTTTCCGCAATCAAAGAGATTGCAAGGTTCCCGCACGTGATTGCCATCCTGATTTACTGCGCATCCTCATTTGGCATGATTTTGACAATATACCCCGCATTCCTAAATGACAGGAGCATGTCTGCAACCCACATAGAGGCGCTATACTTTGTGTTTGGCGCAGCCCGAGTCGCCACGCTGGCCATGACAGAAAGGCTGGCAAGGCACACAAGCTTGGTGCTTGTCGCATCCACTTTGTGCATTTCCACAGGACTTTTGATCTCGTTTTACTCCCATTCCATAATCGAGTTTGCAGTTGCGATGCTGTTCATGGGATTTGGATTCAGCATCATATTCCCCCTCACGCTTGAGATAATCCTAAGAAAGACGAGAAGGGAAAACTCTGGTGCCACAATTGGCGCATATGAGACGACGTTTGGAATCGGGTGGTCCATTGGTCCAATTTCTGCAGGGCTGATCTCAGAGTTTTCAGGCAATGCCGTGCCGTATCTGGTGTTCTTTGTGATAGGAATCGGCGTATCGGCTCTCTGTGTGATGCGTAAAAAGACGCTGGACCCTGTCGCTTCCTAA
- a CDS encoding class I SAM-dependent methyltransferase, which translates to MGLGSSYWGEVIAVLREIIPVYDKVNSYISLGKDVEHRNRGIRGRVNQGDSILDAGSGFGNMSKTAERICNGGIKITLYDPLVPMLKNTGTYFEKTPDMSCGVFENIPFREESFDAVLCGYSLRDAISLKIAISEIHRVLKKGGRFVIVDLGKPDSPIIRAGVSLYLRMILPVIAFSVGGKLGLKFATLYGTYKRWPQNKKLEQMLLEKFSRVEFEKDLMGGAIMVAAYK; encoded by the coding sequence ATGGGGCTTGGTAGCAGCTACTGGGGCGAAGTAATCGCAGTATTGCGCGAGATAATTCCAGTATACGACAAGGTAAACTCGTACATATCGCTTGGGAAGGACGTCGAGCACCGAAACCGCGGGATACGTGGACGCGTCAACCAGGGCGACTCGATACTTGATGCCGGCTCGGGTTTTGGAAACATGTCAAAGACTGCAGAGAGGATCTGCAATGGAGGAATCAAGATAACACTTTATGATCCACTTGTTCCGATGCTCAAAAACACCGGGACATACTTTGAAAAGACCCCAGACATGTCGTGCGGTGTCTTTGAGAACATACCGTTCAGAGAGGAATCATTTGACGCAGTGCTGTGCGGCTATTCGCTTCGAGATGCAATCAGCCTAAAGATTGCGATATCCGAGATTCACAGAGTGCTAAAAAAAGGCGGGCGGTTTGTCATAGTGGACCTAGGAAAGCCCGACAGCCCAATAATACGCGCCGGAGTTTCACTTTATCTGAGAATGATTCTGCCCGTGATTGCATTCTCAGTTGGGGGCAAGCTCGGCCTCAAGTTTGCCACGCTGTACGGCACATACAAGAGATGGCCGCAGAATAAAAAACTGGAGCAGATGCTCCTAGAAAAGTTCTCCCGCGTGGAATTTGAAAAAGATCTTATGGGCGGCGCAATAATGGTCGCAGCCTACAAATGA
- a CDS encoding archaeal proteasome endopeptidase complex subunit alpha, whose translation MMPARGYDMTPTMYSPDGRIYQVEYAIETVKRGTLAIGIKAKDGIIMAVEEIPRKLQAAGITQKIFQVDDHIGVAAAGYIPDARTQVDDARSFSQSHRLIYDMQVDVETVAKHLADKCHQYTQYSGVRPFGVSLIISGVDQRGNLIYVTDPSGTYVSYAAVAIGAGSEDVNAFLEKNYKDGMSIDEASALAIAAIDLKSEQKDGMKHIKMAKITTDKKVIEKISDADLERYSKVAKEKFPKQS comes from the coding sequence ATGATGCCAGCACGCGGATACGACATGACTCCTACAATGTACTCTCCGGATGGAAGAATATACCAAGTAGAGTACGCAATAGAGACGGTAAAGCGCGGAACGCTGGCAATAGGCATAAAGGCAAAGGACGGCATCATCATGGCAGTAGAGGAGATCCCACGAAAGCTCCAAGCTGCAGGAATCACGCAAAAAATATTCCAGGTGGATGATCACATCGGAGTTGCAGCTGCAGGCTACATTCCAGATGCCCGAACTCAGGTAGACGACGCAAGATCGTTCTCCCAGAGCCACAGGCTAATCTACGACATGCAGGTGGACGTAGAGACTGTGGCAAAGCACCTAGCAGACAAGTGCCACCAGTACACCCAGTATTCAGGCGTCAGGCCATTTGGCGTATCACTAATCATTTCAGGAGTAGACCAGAGGGGCAACCTAATCTACGTCACAGACCCGAGCGGGACGTACGTTTCGTATGCGGCAGTGGCAATAGGCGCAGGCTCTGAAGATGTAAACGCATTCTTGGAGAAGAACTACAAGGACGGCATGTCAATTGACGAGGCGTCAGCTCTTGCAATTGCCGCAATTGATCTGAAAAGCGAGCAAAAGGACGGCATGAAGCACATCAAGATGGCAAAGATAACGACAGACAAAAAAGTCATAGAAAAGATAAGCGACGCCGACCTTGAGAGATACTCCAAGGTGGCAAAAGAAAAGTTTCCAAAGCAGTCCTAG
- a CDS encoding ArsR/SmtB family transcription factor gives MEKLVEIRQMIQRSPSARAPDRDAQRLLLYVFTTTRGGFTRLQMILHLSRVPMNTNQLAHAMNLDYKAAQHHLEVLEKNNLVTKMGDKYGALFYLSNYLEANILALDLVVSSLERQMSRKKVYL, from the coding sequence ATGGAAAAACTAGTTGAGATCAGGCAGATGATCCAGCGGTCCCCAAGTGCGCGCGCCCCTGACAGGGACGCGCAAAGACTCTTGCTGTACGTGTTTACTACGACTCGGGGCGGCTTTACGAGGCTGCAGATGATATTGCATCTCTCAAGAGTGCCGATGAACACAAACCAGCTTGCGCACGCAATGAACCTGGACTACAAGGCAGCGCAACACCATCTGGAGGTGCTTGAGAAAAACAACCTTGTCACAAAGATGGGCGACAAGTACGGCGCGCTGTTCTACCTCTCAAACTATCTTGAGGCAAACATACTGGCGCTGGACTTGGTGGTATCGAGCCTAGAAAGGCAGATGAGTAGAAAAAAAGTGTACCTGTGA
- a CDS encoding PPOX class F420-dependent oxidoreductase, with protein MSSKIADLEKHSYISLETYKKSGQAVQTPVWFTIHDNQIFVTTTKNTGKVKRIKNNQDVRIMPCGMRGESKGDWVSGRARFADDSETRRAIQMRNKKYGFRAKMVSMFIRKGEPVVFAIQV; from the coding sequence ATGAGTTCAAAGATTGCAGACCTTGAAAAGCACAGTTACATCAGCTTGGAGACATACAAGAAAAGCGGACAGGCGGTGCAGACACCTGTGTGGTTTACCATACACGACAATCAGATTTTTGTCACAACCACAAAGAACACGGGAAAGGTAAAGCGAATCAAGAACAATCAGGATGTAAGGATTATGCCGTGCGGCATGAGGGGCGAGTCAAAGGGCGACTGGGTTTCAGGCAGGGCCCGATTTGCAGACGACTCTGAGACAAGGCGGGCAATTCAGATGCGGAACAAAAAGTATGGATTTCGAGCAAAGATGGTAAGCATGTTCATCAGAAAGGGCGAACCGGTCGTATTTGCAATTCAGGTCTAG
- a CDS encoding Glu/Leu/Phe/Val family dehydrogenase has translation MVQADPWKNALQQLDDACAILKIEKGVRDYLAEPNKVLRVKLPVKMDNGKIRVFTGFRSQHNNDRGPYKGGIRFFDPEGGIEYMEKEVKALSAWMTWKCAVVDVPLGGGKGGIFVNAKKEKLSENELEKLTRRYAYAVSEIIGPKKDIPAPDVYTTGKEMAQIMDVYGKLSGNESEPGVITGKPLSLGGSLARNVATGLGCAYCIREAAKTIGLKLRGAKVVIQGYGNAGTFAAEYLEKMGAKIIAVSDSRGSIINPKGLDSKKVLEFKNKTGSVVGYPGSKKISTEELLTTKCDVLIPAALENQINASIAKKLQCKIIAEAANGPTMPEADPIIYNKKIIVLPDILANSGGVCISYLEWVQNNMGYYWTFDEVAEKMEHHITRGFNDTLALSKKYKIDMRRAAMVLAVTRVVEAFKAKGLWP, from the coding sequence TTGGTTCAAGCAGATCCTTGGAAGAACGCTTTGCAGCAACTTGATGATGCTTGCGCAATTCTGAAAATAGAGAAGGGGGTAAGAGATTACCTTGCAGAACCAAACAAGGTGCTGCGCGTAAAACTTCCAGTGAAGATGGACAACGGAAAGATTAGAGTCTTCACCGGATTTAGAAGCCAGCACAACAACGACAGAGGCCCGTACAAGGGAGGCATCAGATTCTTCGACCCAGAGGGCGGAATCGAGTACATGGAAAAGGAAGTCAAGGCACTATCTGCCTGGATGACTTGGAAGTGCGCAGTAGTTGATGTCCCACTCGGCGGGGGAAAGGGCGGAATCTTTGTCAATGCCAAAAAAGAGAAGCTCAGTGAAAACGAGCTTGAAAAGCTGACAAGAAGGTACGCCTATGCCGTGTCTGAAATAATCGGACCGAAAAAGGACATTCCGGCACCTGATGTCTACACGACCGGCAAAGAGATGGCACAGATTATGGACGTATACGGTAAATTATCTGGAAACGAATCCGAGCCGGGTGTGATCACGGGCAAACCACTCTCACTTGGTGGCTCGCTTGCAAGAAACGTTGCAACGGGTCTTGGATGCGCATACTGTATCCGAGAGGCGGCAAAAACAATTGGGCTCAAACTACGGGGCGCAAAGGTCGTCATACAGGGGTATGGTAACGCAGGAACATTTGCAGCCGAGTATCTTGAAAAGATGGGCGCAAAGATAATCGCAGTGTCCGACTCAAGAGGCTCGATAATCAACCCGAAAGGACTTGATTCAAAGAAGGTACTTGAGTTCAAGAACAAGACCGGCTCCGTCGTTGGCTATCCTGGTAGCAAAAAGATCTCTACTGAAGAACTGCTCACAACAAAGTGTGATGTTCTGATTCCGGCAGCGCTGGAAAATCAGATCAACGCAAGCATTGCAAAGAAACTGCAGTGCAAAATAATTGCCGAAGCTGCAAACGGCCCTACGATGCCGGAGGCAGACCCGATCATATACAACAAAAAGATAATCGTACTTCCGGACATTCTGGCAAACTCTGGCGGTGTCTGTATCTCGTACCTGGAATGGGTGCAAAACAACATGGGATACTACTGGACATTCGACGAGGTTGCAGAAAAGATGGAACACCACATAACGCGGGGATTCAATGACACGCTTGCACTGTCGAAAAAGTACAAGATCGACATGAGGCGCGCGGCAATGGTTTTGGCGGTGACTCGAGTTGTCGAGGCATTCAAAGCAAAAGGCCTTTGGCCATAA
- a CDS encoding type 1 glutamine amidotransferase produces MQKILVIQNARLEGPGTIGRLLESDGFELETIFAKKEEIPVLDHKMVLVLGAPESANDDLAYLKDEMDVIRQAVQNKIPVLGICLGSQLMAKALGARVYPGPKKEIGFYHDVVPYVKSGLFDGMSSPFAVFHWHGDTFDIPDGAQRLAHSGLYNQAFRYGSAVGVQFHLEVDGDIVKSWLDHTKEDIPDYIDPDKIHSQIDSHIPKVQKNMETFYKNFRSEFKLAKV; encoded by the coding sequence ATGCAAAAAATTCTTGTCATACAAAACGCACGACTTGAGGGGCCTGGCACCATTGGCAGGCTGCTGGAATCGGACGGGTTCGAACTGGAGACAATATTTGCAAAAAAGGAAGAGATACCGGTGCTTGATCACAAAATGGTGCTGGTTCTTGGCGCGCCGGAGAGTGCAAACGACGATCTTGCGTACCTAAAAGACGAGATGGATGTGATCAGGCAGGCAGTGCAAAATAAAATCCCGGTACTGGGCATCTGCCTTGGCTCGCAGCTGATGGCAAAGGCGCTTGGCGCAAGAGTGTATCCGGGGCCAAAAAAGGAGATTGGATTTTATCATGATGTTGTGCCGTATGTCAAGTCCGGACTCTTTGATGGGATGTCAAGTCCGTTTGCCGTGTTCCACTGGCACGGCGACACGTTTGACATTCCGGACGGGGCGCAGCGGCTGGCCCACTCTGGGCTATACAATCAGGCATTCCGGTACGGCAGCGCAGTCGGGGTCCAGTTCCACCTTGAGGTGGACGGCGACATTGTGAAATCGTGGCTTGATCACACAAAAGAAGACATCCCAGATTACATCGACCCGGACAAAATCCACTCGCAGATTGACTCACACATACCGAAGGTCCAAAAAAACATGGAAACCTTTTACAAAAACTTCCGATCGGAATTCAAACTTGCCAAAGTTTAA
- a CDS encoding 3-hydroxypropionate--CoA ligase, translating into MNSTQKIFEETIKTSHKVITEEASKSILKTYGVKVPPYALVKSADEAVKAAKKIGYPLVMKIVSPQILHKTDVGGVKVGLDNDADVKKTFNDMYGRLSKKKGVEIKGVLLEKMVPKGIEMIVGLQVDPQFGPVMMVGLGGVMTEVFKDVAFRMLPITTADAKSMINELKSSKLFKGFRGSDPVDLNMLAKALVQIGKIGVDNAQYVNSIDFNPIVVYPKSYFVVDAKIILAREVNKKAISKAQPDATFMETFFTPKSVALVGASATPGKVGNSVLDSLAKHDYKGKVYPINPKADQILGLKCYPSIEEVPDAIDLVVVCVDLSVTPPVLESCAKKGIHNVVIVSGGGKELGGERADYEAQIKALALKHKIRIIGPNCIGMFNAANRLDCAFQGQERMVRAKLGPVAILSQSGTMGISFLETADTFGLSKMISYGNRSDVDEADMIWYLANDPQTKVIALYVEGFGDGRKFINTAKRVMKEKKKPIVIWKSGRTEAGAKQAASHTGSLGGSNAIIMGALKQAGIISVDSYQELAAVTKALAWQPGAKGNRAAMCSNGAGPMIGGIDHFERLGLELAKVTPKTLKELKEHFPPTYVIGKGNPVDVTGGASADDYRYTIQKFMEDPNVDIVMPWFVFQDDPLEETIIQYLGEFSRQKKKPLLVGGNGGPYTKKVSALIEKEGVPVYDDLRDWVAAASALHQWGKHS; encoded by the coding sequence ATGAACTCCACTCAAAAAATATTTGAAGAGACCATAAAAACAAGTCACAAAGTCATAACCGAAGAAGCATCAAAATCAATACTGAAAACATACGGAGTCAAAGTCCCTCCATATGCGCTGGTAAAGTCTGCCGATGAGGCAGTCAAGGCCGCAAAGAAGATCGGATATCCGCTGGTCATGAAGATAGTCTCGCCGCAGATTCTGCACAAGACCGACGTTGGTGGAGTAAAGGTCGGACTTGACAATGACGCAGATGTCAAAAAGACATTCAACGACATGTATGGAAGGCTCTCAAAGAAAAAGGGCGTGGAAATCAAAGGCGTCCTGCTGGAAAAGATGGTCCCCAAGGGAATCGAGATGATTGTGGGACTTCAGGTGGACCCGCAGTTCGGACCTGTGATGATGGTCGGACTTGGCGGTGTAATGACTGAGGTTTTCAAGGATGTGGCATTTAGGATGCTGCCAATAACTACCGCAGACGCAAAGTCAATGATAAACGAGTTAAAGTCATCAAAGTTATTCAAGGGATTCCGTGGAAGCGACCCAGTCGACCTAAACATGCTTGCAAAGGCGCTGGTCCAAATCGGAAAAATAGGCGTGGACAACGCCCAGTACGTCAACAGCATCGACTTTAATCCAATCGTGGTGTATCCAAAGTCGTACTTTGTAGTTGACGCAAAGATAATTCTTGCCCGAGAGGTAAACAAAAAAGCAATCTCAAAGGCTCAACCGGATGCGACATTCATGGAGACGTTCTTTACTCCAAAGTCTGTCGCACTAGTTGGCGCATCTGCAACACCTGGAAAGGTGGGTAACTCCGTCCTTGACAGCCTTGCAAAGCACGACTACAAGGGAAAGGTGTACCCAATCAACCCAAAGGCAGACCAGATACTCGGACTCAAGTGCTATCCATCAATTGAGGAGGTGCCTGATGCAATCGACCTGGTTGTGGTCTGCGTCGACCTCTCAGTAACACCTCCTGTTCTGGAGTCATGTGCCAAGAAGGGAATCCACAACGTGGTGATTGTGTCCGGTGGAGGAAAGGAGCTCGGAGGAGAGAGGGCAGACTATGAGGCGCAAATCAAGGCGCTGGCCCTAAAGCACAAGATAAGAATCATCGGTCCAAACTGCATTGGAATGTTCAATGCGGCAAACAGACTCGACTGCGCATTCCAAGGCCAGGAAAGAATGGTCCGCGCAAAGCTTGGTCCTGTAGCAATACTTTCTCAATCTGGAACAATGGGAATCAGCTTCCTTGAGACTGCGGATACATTCGGTCTGTCCAAGATGATAAGCTACGGCAACAGGTCCGATGTGGACGAGGCCGACATGATCTGGTACCTTGCAAACGACCCGCAGACAAAGGTAATCGCATTATATGTTGAGGGCTTTGGGGATGGAAGAAAGTTCATCAACACTGCCAAGCGCGTCATGAAGGAGAAGAAAAAGCCGATCGTAATCTGGAAGAGCGGAAGGACGGAGGCTGGCGCAAAGCAGGCAGCATCACACACCGGCTCACTTGGGGGCTCTAATGCAATAATCATGGGGGCGCTCAAGCAGGCAGGAATCATATCAGTTGACAGCTACCAGGAACTGGCGGCGGTGACAAAGGCGCTGGCATGGCAGCCCGGCGCAAAGGGCAATCGCGCAGCAATGTGCAGCAACGGCGCAGGCCCGATGATTGGTGGAATAGACCACTTTGAGCGATTGGGGCTTGAGCTTGCAAAGGTCACGCCAAAGACGCTCAAGGAGCTAAAGGAGCACTTTCCACCAACGTACGTCATAGGCAAGGGCAATCCGGTGGATGTGACCGGAGGTGCAAGTGCCGACGACTATAGGTACACCATCCAAAAGTTCATGGAGGATCCAAACGTCGACATCGTAATGCCGTGGTTTGTGTTCCAAGATGACCCTCTAGAGGAGACCATCATCCAATATCTTGGCGAATTCTCGCGACAAAAGAAAAAACCGCTTCTCGTGGGTGGAAACGGCGGACCGTACACAAAGAAAGTGTCGGCCCTTATCGAAAAGGAAGGAGTCCCGGTGTATGACGATCTAAGGGACTGGGTAGCAGCAGCATCTGCACTACACCAATGGGGAAAGCATTCCTAA
- a CDS encoding enoyl-CoA hydratase/isomerase family protein — protein MALVTTSKSDGIATVKINRPDKLNAMNTDVAKEIIQVFETLGRDAEVKVIILTGEGDKAFSAGADIEYMSKITADESVEYAKLGQLVTATVENVPQPTIAAVNGFALGGGCELAMSCDIRIAADTAKLGQPEVTIGIPPGWGGTQRLMRIVGIAKAKELVYTGKMIKADEAKEIKLVNHVVPLASLMDEAVKMAQQIAANSVSGVRMSKIAINKGRNADLDTGLGVELLAWRNCFTDPDRAERMTAFVNKSKK, from the coding sequence ATGGCTTTAGTTACAACATCGAAATCAGACGGAATTGCCACGGTCAAAATCAACCGACCTGACAAGCTTAACGCAATGAACACAGATGTTGCAAAAGAGATAATCCAAGTCTTTGAGACTCTGGGCAGGGATGCCGAAGTCAAGGTGATAATACTCACCGGCGAAGGCGACAAGGCATTCTCGGCAGGAGCAGACATTGAATACATGTCAAAGATAACGGCCGACGAATCAGTGGAATACGCAAAGCTTGGACAACTTGTTACTGCAACTGTGGAAAACGTACCGCAGCCAACAATCGCAGCAGTGAACGGATTTGCACTCGGCGGAGGATGCGAGCTTGCAATGTCGTGCGACATACGAATCGCAGCAGACACTGCAAAACTCGGGCAACCTGAGGTGACAATCGGAATCCCGCCAGGATGGGGTGGAACACAAAGGCTGATGCGAATTGTGGGAATTGCAAAGGCAAAGGAGCTTGTATACACCGGAAAGATGATCAAAGCAGACGAGGCAAAGGAGATAAAGCTTGTAAACCACGTAGTACCGCTTGCATCACTCATGGATGAGGCAGTAAAGATGGCTCAGCAGATTGCAGCAAACTCTGTATCCGGAGTAAGGATGTCAAAGATTGCAATCAACAAGGGACGAAATGCGGATCTTGACACTGGCCTTGGAGTGGAGCTTTTGGCCTGGAGGAACTGCTTTACGGATCCAGACCGTGCAGAGCGCATGACTGCGTTTGTGAACAAGTCGAAAAAATAA
- the erpA gene encoding iron-sulfur cluster insertion protein ErpA, which translates to MATEQTQKLVTVTPKAAEKILEFMKEEAESPQYLRVYVQGGGCSGLSYGMGFEAKPEDDDTIIEEAGVKLLVDSYSQEHLNGANIDYIESLMGSGFKINNPNVTKSCSCGHSFSTE; encoded by the coding sequence ATGGCAACTGAACAAACACAAAAGCTAGTCACAGTAACGCCAAAAGCAGCAGAAAAAATCCTCGAATTCATGAAAGAGGAGGCAGAGAGCCCACAATACCTTCGAGTATATGTCCAAGGTGGCGGATGCTCAGGCCTTTCATACGGAATGGGATTTGAGGCAAAGCCAGAAGATGATGACACAATCATCGAAGAGGCAGGAGTCAAACTGCTAGTTGACAGCTACAGCCAAGAGCACCTCAATGGAGCAAACATCGACTACATCGAGAGTCTGATGGGATCTGGATTCAAGATAAACAATCCAAACGTCACCAAATCCTGTTCATGCGGTCACTCTTTTAGCACAGAATAA
- the dnaG gene encoding DNA primase DnaG, producing MPPTGIVKYHVKLSFEVDGLVERADIIGAIFGQTEGLLGPEMNLNELQRVSKVGRIEVTTTATTNTTSGEALIPMSTDVDTASLIAAAIESIDKVGPFDCKFKLTAIEDVRATKKDDIIKRAKEIKQQWATKTISEGETMLKDIHEGTSVAGKLTTYGRGKLTCGTGVFDSPWIILVEGRADVINLLRAGIDNALAIDGARIDESIKELCETKEKIVAFLDGDRAGGFILKELKSVVDIDVIHRAPEGVEVEELTPQQISDILRDTIAEMKNPKPKPTLSDPNDKPMAELAEKTFSKINETLEAIGLDANRNEVFKVPISELVSKLSVQSGIKYLILDGIVTQRLVDGAKQAGIECVIGHRIANLTNRDGITLKTFTDLGVA from the coding sequence TTGCCACCAACAGGAATTGTCAAATATCACGTTAAGCTATCCTTTGAGGTTGATGGACTTGTTGAACGTGCAGACATAATCGGTGCAATTTTCGGGCAGACGGAAGGACTCCTCGGCCCAGAAATGAATCTGAATGAGCTGCAACGGGTCTCAAAGGTCGGCAGAATCGAGGTAACGACAACCGCTACTACAAACACGACTTCAGGCGAAGCCCTAATCCCAATGAGTACTGATGTGGATACTGCGTCACTTATTGCCGCAGCAATCGAGAGCATCGACAAGGTCGGTCCATTTGACTGCAAGTTCAAGCTGACTGCAATCGAGGATGTACGTGCCACAAAAAAGGACGATATCATCAAGCGGGCAAAGGAGATCAAGCAGCAGTGGGCCACAAAGACAATCTCAGAGGGCGAAACAATGCTAAAAGACATCCACGAGGGGACATCCGTCGCAGGCAAGCTTACAACCTATGGAAGGGGCAAGCTGACGTGCGGAACAGGCGTCTTTGACTCGCCGTGGATTATTTTGGTAGAGGGTAGAGCCGACGTAATCAACCTCTTGCGCGCAGGAATCGACAACGCACTTGCAATTGACGGAGCACGAATAGACGAATCCATCAAGGAATTGTGCGAGACTAAGGAAAAAATTGTTGCATTTCTGGACGGCGACAGAGCAGGCGGATTCATCCTAAAGGAACTAAAAAGCGTAGTAGACATTGACGTAATTCACAGAGCACCAGAGGGCGTGGAAGTAGAGGAGCTGACACCACAGCAAATCTCTGACATCCTCAGGGACACCATCGCGGAGATGAAAAATCCAAAACCAAAGCCGACGTTGTCTGATCCAAACGACAAGCCGATGGCGGAGTTGGCAGAAAAGACATTCTCCAAGATCAACGAGACACTCGAAGCAATAGGCCTTGATGCAAACAGAAATGAGGTATTCAAGGTACCAATCAGCGAGCTTGTCTCAAAGCTTTCGGTGCAGTCTGGAATAAAGTACCTGATTCTTGATGGGATAGTGACTCAGAGGCTAGTGGATGGCGCAAAGCAGGCAGGAATTGAGTGTGTAATTGGACACAGAATTGCCAATCTCACAAACCGTGACGGAATAACACTCAAGACCTTCACTGACCTTGGCGTCGCCTAA
- a CDS encoding CTP-dependent riboflavin kinase, translated as MSELKIQHLITLTELLAGGAKNNFISITTSSLAKNIAKSQQAASQHLLELEQGGFIERMMNGRRISVRLTEKGYGQIADLYNLLKKSLESSPSAIELQGTLVSGMGEGAYYMSLKGYTRQFKARIGYVPFPGTLNVKIGKKEQVEALRQLNAIPGVKIDGFSDGKRTYGWVKCFGCIVNGKVACHVIQLERTHHDQSVIELISQVEIRKKMDLENGDKVSVKILLT; from the coding sequence ATGTCTGAGCTGAAAATCCAACATCTGATAACGTTAACTGAGCTCCTCGCAGGAGGGGCCAAAAATAATTTTATTTCAATTACCACATCCTCACTTGCAAAGAACATAGCCAAGTCGCAGCAGGCCGCATCACAGCACTTGTTGGAACTGGAGCAGGGCGGGTTCATTGAAAGAATGATGAACGGCAGGAGGATATCTGTAAGGCTTACTGAAAAGGGGTATGGGCAGATTGCAGACTTGTATAATTTGCTAAAGAAGAGCCTGGAATCAAGCCCGTCTGCCATAGAATTGCAGGGAACGCTCGTGTCCGGGATGGGCGAGGGTGCATACTATATGTCGCTCAAAGGGTACACACGACAGTTCAAGGCAAGAATCGGATATGTGCCATTTCCAGGCACGCTGAACGTCAAGATTGGAAAAAAGGAGCAGGTAGAGGCGCTTCGGCAGCTAAATGCAATTCCAGGGGTCAAAATCGACGGATTCTCCGACGGAAAGAGGACGTACGGGTGGGTCAAGTGCTTTGGGTGCATTGTTAACGGCAAGGTGGCATGCCATGTCATACAGCTGGAGCGCACGCACCACGACCAGTCGGTGATTGAGCTGATATCTCAGGTGGAGATTCGCAAGAAGATGGACCTTGAGAACGGCGACAAGGTGTCAGTCAAGATTCTGCTCACGTAA